The DNA sequence GCGCGCGCTAGCCGAGATTCGTACGGCGCCCCGTTCGCAGCCATGCCATAATCGACGCCTTTTGCGCGGCCGGCTTTTCCTGGCAGCGGCAACAGGCGGGAAGCGAATGGAAAATGGAAGTGCTTTAAGCGAAGCGTCGATCAGGGTCATGGTCGACCGCTTTTATGCGGCAGTGCGCAAGGACGAAGTGCTGGGGCCGGTGTTCGAGCATGCGCTGCACGGTCAATGGGAAGAACACATGCCGCGCATGTATGCCTTCTGGTCCACGGTCCTGCTGGGCAGCGGCAGTTTCCAGGGCAACGTGTACGGCAAGCACATGGCGCTTTCGGGCATAACGAAGGAGCATTTCGTGCGCTGGCTCGCGCTGTTCAAGGAAACGGTCGAAAGGTTGTTGGTCGAAGGCCTTTTCGCTCCGGATGCCGCGCGCGAAGCCCTGCTGGTTGCCGACCGTATTGCCGGCAGCCTGCAATACGGCTTCTTCGGCAAGCGGCTGGCCTGATGGGGATGAGGCCAGTCGCCGCTTAACCGCCCAGTCGCTTAATCGGGCGACTCGTCCTCGTCCGGCCCCGGTTCCTCCTTGTGCAGGTATGAAAAACGCGGCTTTTGCTCCTCCACCGAAGGGCGCCGGTCCGCATACTCCTGCTCCTCGATCACGTCGAGATACTGGCTGCCATCGATAGGATGGGTCATCAAGGTGCCATCGACGGCGGTAGCGTCTGGACGGGGTTCTTGCCGTGACGGCTGCGTGCGCTCGTGTTTCTCGCGCAACGGATGCCTGGTCTGCTGTTCCATGACGTCCTCCTTTTCCCTCGGACTGCGCAGGCGAAAAAAGTTCCTTCGTTCAGTATAGGCGCCATGCGCAGGCACGCCAGGGAAGCGGCCATGCCTGCCGCCGAAATCGCGCTCGCAATGTCCGCGCCGTGTGAATGAATGGCGACGACGGCGCGTCAGCGCACGCTGCGCAAGGTGTCGCGCTCTGCGGCGGCG is a window from the Noviherbaspirillum sp. UKPF54 genome containing:
- a CDS encoding group III truncated hemoglobin; the encoded protein is MENGSALSEASIRVMVDRFYAAVRKDEVLGPVFEHALHGQWEEHMPRMYAFWSTVLLGSGSFQGNVYGKHMALSGITKEHFVRWLALFKETVERLLVEGLFAPDAAREALLVADRIAGSLQYGFFGKRLA